The following are encoded in a window of Pseudomonas graminis genomic DNA:
- a CDS encoding TetR/AcrR family transcriptional regulator yields the protein MSINAREAILLAARNIAQSQGYNGLNFRDLAQEVGIKPASIYYHFPSKADLGIAVAKRYWQDGAAALETISEETPDPAEALRRFPEIFRRSLETDNRLCLASFVGAETDNLPTAMAEEIQTFAQVNIAWLGRLLVAAKYCEEADSDVRARAIFSAVAGAQLIARSRSDITLFDTLIEAYRAYGPLPA from the coding sequence ATGAGCATCAACGCCCGCGAAGCCATACTTCTGGCTGCTCGAAACATTGCCCAGTCACAAGGCTACAACGGACTGAATTTTCGCGATCTCGCCCAAGAGGTTGGCATTAAGCCAGCCAGTATCTACTACCACTTCCCGAGCAAGGCCGATCTGGGTATTGCCGTTGCCAAGCGGTATTGGCAAGACGGTGCCGCTGCCCTCGAGACTATTTCCGAGGAGACGCCGGATCCGGCGGAGGCATTGCGCCGATTCCCCGAAATTTTTCGTCGCTCGCTGGAGACCGACAACCGGCTGTGTCTGGCGAGCTTTGTGGGGGCGGAAACCGATAATCTACCCACGGCCATGGCCGAGGAGATCCAGACGTTTGCTCAGGTCAATATTGCCTGGCTTGGCCGACTGCTGGTCGCCGCGAAGTACTGCGAGGAAGCCGACAGCGACGTTCGCGCGCGCGCCATTTTCTCGGCCGTCGCGGGGGCGCAGCTCATCGCACGAAGCAGGTCGGACATCACACTGTTCGATACGTTAATCGAGGCCTATCGCGCCTACGGCCCACTGCCGGCATGA
- a CDS encoding BolA family protein, whose amino-acid sequence MSMQQRIESALTVFQPEYLQVLNESHMHSRGTDTHYKAVVVSEQFAGLNAVKRHQKVYGLLGGLMGEFHALALHTYTPEEWAKLGSAPSSPTCAGGHD is encoded by the coding sequence ATGAGCATGCAACAGCGAATCGAATCCGCGTTGACGGTCTTTCAGCCCGAGTACCTTCAGGTGCTCAACGAAAGCCACATGCACAGTCGCGGCACGGACACTCACTACAAGGCGGTGGTGGTCAGCGAGCAGTTCGCTGGCCTCAACGCAGTCAAGCGCCATCAGAAGGTCTATGGCCTGCTCGGTGGCCTGATGGGTGAGTTCCACGCTCTGGCGCTGCACACCTACACCCCGGAAGAATGGGCGAAGCTCGGCTCGGCGCCGTCTTCCCCGACCTGTGCGGGTGGGCACGACTGA
- a CDS encoding DUF2059 domain-containing protein, producing MTRLRAICAAVALVCASGQVLADTASHEASAVAFLKLAHADQLGAPVYMQVQQMFAQRFAETKAPASKQATLETYQGKANAALDQVISWPKLQPDMVKLYTSNFSESELKDLVAFYQSPLGQKVQAKMPQISQQSFQLTQSKLESAVPVVNKLLADMTKELTPAGAKPAAPAAPAKKP from the coding sequence ATGACCCGTCTTCGTGCCATTTGTGCTGCGGTTGCTCTGGTATGTGCCAGCGGCCAGGTTCTTGCCGATACCGCCAGCCATGAAGCCAGTGCTGTAGCGTTCCTCAAACTGGCTCACGCCGATCAACTGGGTGCGCCGGTTTACATGCAAGTCCAGCAGATGTTCGCTCAGCGTTTCGCTGAAACCAAAGCGCCTGCGTCCAAGCAAGCCACCCTCGAAACCTACCAGGGCAAGGCCAACGCCGCGCTGGATCAGGTGATCAGCTGGCCAAAACTGCAGCCTGACATGGTCAAGCTGTACACCTCCAACTTCAGCGAAAGCGAGCTGAAAGACCTGGTTGCCTTCTACCAGTCTCCGCTGGGCCAGAAAGTCCAGGCCAAGATGCCGCAGATCAGCCAGCAGTCGTTCCAGCTGACCCAGAGCAAACTGGAAAGCGCGGTGCCTGTGGTCAACAAGCTGCTCGCCGACATGACCAAGGAACTGACCCCGGCCGGCGCCAAGCCTGCTGCACCGGCTGCTCCTGCCAAGAAGCCATAA
- a CDS encoding class II fumarate hydratase, giving the protein MSRTETDSIGPIEVPEDAYWGAQTQRSLINFAIGQERMPLPVLHALALIKKAAARVNNRNGDLPTDIANLIEQSADEVLQGQLDDQFPLVVWQTGSGTQSNMNVNEVIAGRANELAGGVRGGKSPVHPNDHVNRSQSSNDCFPTAMHIAAVQAVKEHLLPAIAELSSGLAEQSSRHMKLVKTGRTHMMDATPITFGQELSAYVAQLDYAEKSIRAALPAVCELAQGGTAVGTGLNSPHGFAEAVAAELAALSGLPFVTAPNKFAALAGHEPLTALSGALKTLAVTLMKIANDLRLLGSGPRAGLAEVKLPANEPGSSIMPGKVNPTQCEALSMLACQVMGNDTTITFAASQGHLQLNVFKPVIIHNLLQSIRLLGDGCRNFYEHCIAGMEPDAAKMAEHLERGLMLVTALNPHIGYDKSAQIAKKAYSEGLTLREAALQLGFLTDAEFDAWVRPEHMLEAGSNG; this is encoded by the coding sequence GTGAGCCGTACCGAAACCGACAGCATAGGTCCGATCGAAGTCCCCGAAGACGCTTACTGGGGGGCGCAGACGCAGCGTTCTCTGATCAACTTCGCCATTGGCCAGGAGCGCATGCCACTGCCCGTATTGCACGCGCTGGCGCTGATCAAAAAAGCCGCCGCCCGAGTCAACAACCGCAACGGCGACTTGCCCACTGACATTGCCAACCTGATCGAGCAGTCCGCCGACGAAGTGCTGCAAGGCCAGCTCGACGACCAGTTTCCCCTGGTGGTCTGGCAGACCGGCAGCGGCACGCAAAGCAACATGAACGTCAATGAAGTCATCGCCGGCCGTGCCAACGAACTGGCGGGTGGCGTTCGCGGCGGCAAGTCCCCGGTTCACCCCAACGATCACGTCAATCGCTCGCAGAGCTCCAACGACTGCTTCCCCACCGCGATGCACATCGCCGCTGTGCAGGCAGTGAAAGAACACCTGCTGCCGGCGATCGCTGAATTGTCCAGCGGCCTCGCCGAGCAGTCTTCGCGGCACATGAAGCTGGTGAAAACCGGCCGCACGCACATGATGGACGCTACGCCGATCACTTTCGGCCAGGAGCTGTCGGCCTATGTCGCCCAGCTCGACTACGCCGAAAAGAGCATTCGCGCTGCGTTGCCGGCCGTATGTGAACTGGCCCAGGGCGGCACCGCCGTTGGTACGGGTTTGAACTCGCCCCATGGATTCGCCGAAGCAGTCGCCGCTGAACTGGCTGCGCTGTCTGGCCTGCCCTTCGTCACCGCGCCTAACAAGTTTGCCGCGCTGGCCGGGCATGAGCCGCTGACCGCGCTGTCCGGCGCGTTGAAAACCCTCGCCGTGACGCTGATGAAAATCGCCAACGACCTGCGTCTGCTCGGTTCCGGCCCTCGAGCCGGCCTGGCCGAAGTCAAGCTGCCGGCCAACGAACCGGGCAGCTCGATCATGCCGGGCAAGGTCAACCCGACCCAGTGCGAGGCGCTGTCGATGCTAGCGTGTCAGGTCATGGGCAACGACACCACGATCACCTTCGCTGCCAGTCAGGGCCACCTGCAACTGAACGTGTTCAAGCCGGTGATCATCCACAACCTGCTGCAATCGATCCGCTTGCTGGGCGATGGCTGCCGCAACTTCTACGAACACTGCATTGCCGGCATGGAACCGGATGCCGCCAAGATGGCCGAGCATCTGGAACGCGGCCTGATGCTGGTGACCGCGCTGAACCCGCACATCGGCTACGACAAGTCGGCGCAGATTGCCAAGAAAGCCTATAGCGAAGGGCTGACCCTGCGCGAAGCGGCGCTGCAACTGGGCTTCCTCACCGACGCCGAGTTCGATGCCTGGGTGCGCCCGGAACACATGCTCGAGGCTGGCAGTAATGGCTGA
- a CDS encoding NAD(P)H-dependent oxidoreductase has translation MAEPISGATPLEGYGKRILMIIGTPKSISLGHALGEAYAQGARSKGHVVRVLKLDEMDFDPVLRGGYESAQTLEHDLLEAQREVHWAQHLVFVYPVWWGGLPSLLGGFFDRVFMPGFAFKAHGRHHPSNELLKGRTAELLVTMDTPSRYFRWVFKAPAHRQMVRTILEFCGIKTTRLTEFSPVRTSTEEQRQQWIRDAEALGKR, from the coding sequence ATGGCTGAACCCATCAGCGGCGCCACGCCACTGGAAGGCTATGGCAAACGCATTCTGATGATCATCGGCACGCCGAAAAGCATCAGCCTCGGCCACGCGCTGGGCGAGGCTTATGCTCAGGGCGCGCGGAGCAAAGGTCATGTCGTGCGGGTGCTCAAGCTTGATGAAATGGATTTCGACCCGGTGCTGCGGGGTGGTTATGAATCAGCACAGACGCTGGAACACGATCTGCTTGAAGCCCAGCGCGAGGTGCACTGGGCGCAGCATCTGGTGTTCGTGTATCCCGTCTGGTGGGGCGGGCTGCCGAGCCTGCTTGGTGGATTCTTTGACCGGGTGTTCATGCCCGGCTTTGCTTTCAAAGCCCACGGCAGGCATCACCCCTCCAATGAGTTGCTGAAGGGCCGGACGGCGGAATTGCTGGTGACGATGGACACGCCGTCACGCTACTTCCGCTGGGTTTTCAAGGCCCCGGCCCATCGGCAGATGGTCAGGACGATCCTCGAATTCTGCGGCATCAAGACCACGCGGCTGACGGAGTTCTCGCCGGTACGCACCTCTACCGAAGAGCAGCGTCAGCAGTGGATTCGTGACGCCGAAGCACTGGGCAAGCGCTGA
- a CDS encoding DUF6316 family protein, producing MLSKREQDPAPTVRFRSDRVSRVNGQYFFSTRENTLEGPFMSKEDAARETEVYIRRMQAVSAYQPGMPSSLNG from the coding sequence ATGTTAAGCAAGCGTGAACAAGATCCAGCCCCCACCGTACGTTTTCGCAGCGACCGCGTTTCCCGCGTCAATGGCCAGTATTTCTTCAGCACCCGGGAAAACACACTCGAAGGTCCATTCATGAGCAAGGAAGACGCTGCTCGGGAAACCGAAGTCTATATCCGTCGCATGCAGGCGGTCAGTGCGTATCAGCCAGGCATGCCCTCCTCGCTCAACGGCTGA
- a CDS encoding tRNA-uridine aminocarboxypropyltransferase, producing MSRARCERCLRPSDHCLCALIPALGSRTRVLILQHPSEVNHALNTARLAALGLTNAELQVGEVFEDLALWLSRPGYRACLLFPGEEAVALKAYSADDVSVLLVVPDGTWRKARKLLHLNPLLAALPRVVLTNAPASRYRLRKAPGPEALSTLEAIVHALHTLEPEASFNGLLRPFDALIDGQIAAMGEETFRRNHS from the coding sequence ATGTCCCGTGCCCGTTGTGAACGCTGCCTGCGTCCGTCCGATCACTGCCTGTGTGCGTTGATTCCCGCGTTGGGCAGCCGGACGCGCGTGTTGATCCTGCAGCATCCCAGTGAAGTCAATCACGCGCTCAACACGGCGCGCCTTGCAGCCCTTGGCCTGACGAATGCGGAATTGCAGGTGGGAGAGGTGTTCGAGGATCTGGCGCTGTGGCTGAGCCGGCCCGGTTACCGGGCCTGTTTGCTGTTTCCAGGGGAAGAGGCTGTTGCGTTGAAGGCTTACAGTGCCGACGATGTGTCCGTGCTGCTCGTGGTGCCCGATGGCACTTGGCGCAAGGCGCGCAAGCTGCTGCACCTCAATCCTCTGCTGGCGGCGTTGCCGAGAGTGGTGCTGACCAACGCGCCAGCGTCACGCTATCGATTACGCAAAGCACCGGGGCCCGAGGCATTGTCGACACTGGAGGCCATCGTCCATGCGCTGCATACGCTGGAGCCGGAAGCCTCATTCAATGGCTTGTTGCGTCCGTTCGATGCGCTGATCGACGGACAGATCGCAGCGATGGGCGAAGAGACCTTTCGCCGCAATCATTCATGA
- a CDS encoding LysR family transcriptional regulator, with translation MPSALPDLKLLRIFACVVRHQGFASAQQELNLSTSAISTYMSQLEAALGIVLCHRGRGGFSLTSKGELFHQETLRLLGELEGFERYAAALKGELRGTLNLGVLDSTVSDRALPFAEVIGAYSAEHPAVHLHLAVMSPYELQLGVLDNRLDLAIGSFSTRMNGLLYQPLYREQHWLYCSNRHTLYAERRIPEPVITQQRMVGRGYWSQAELARHGFKHSAATVESMEAQLILVLSGAYIGYLPEHYAQSWVDSGHLRVLLPATFGYQAPFSMILRRGRSREPLIQTFRDLLKAQLNPL, from the coding sequence ATGCCCAGCGCGCTCCCCGACCTCAAATTGCTGCGCATCTTCGCCTGCGTGGTGCGCCATCAGGGCTTTGCCAGCGCCCAGCAAGAACTCAATCTGTCGACCTCGGCAATCAGCACCTACATGAGCCAGCTCGAAGCGGCGTTGGGCATCGTGCTGTGTCATCGCGGACGCGGCGGTTTCAGCCTGACCAGCAAGGGCGAGCTGTTTCATCAGGAAACCCTGCGGCTGTTGGGCGAGCTGGAAGGCTTCGAGCGCTACGCCGCTGCGCTCAAGGGCGAGCTGCGCGGCACGCTGAACCTGGGGGTGCTGGACTCGACGGTCAGCGACCGCGCGCTGCCCTTTGCGGAAGTCATCGGCGCCTACAGTGCAGAGCATCCGGCCGTGCATTTGCACCTCGCCGTGATGAGTCCGTATGAACTGCAGCTGGGCGTGCTGGACAACCGGCTGGACCTGGCAATCGGCTCGTTTTCCACCCGCATGAACGGCTTGCTCTATCAGCCGCTGTACCGCGAGCAGCACTGGCTGTACTGCAGCAATCGCCACACGCTGTATGCCGAACGGCGGATTCCGGAACCTGTCATCACTCAACAACGCATGGTCGGGCGCGGGTACTGGAGTCAGGCCGAACTGGCTCGCCACGGCTTCAAGCACAGCGCCGCGACCGTGGAGAGTATGGAAGCGCAGTTGATCCTGGTGCTGTCCGGCGCCTACATCGGTTACTTGCCCGAGCATTACGCGCAGTCGTGGGTGGACTCCGGGCACCTGCGCGTCTTACTGCCGGCCACTTTCGGCTATCAGGCGCCGTTTTCAATGATCCTGCGTCGTGGCCGCAGCCGTGAGCCGCTGATTCAGACCTTTCGCGATCTGCTGAAAGCGCAGCTCAATCCACTGTAG
- the speB gene encoding agmatinase: MDKIFHQPLGGNEMPRFAGIATMMRLPHLQTAAGLDAAFVGVPLDIGTSLRAGTRFGPREIRAESVMIRPYNMATGAAPFDSLSVADIGDVAINTFNLLDAVRIIEEAYDGFLEHDIIPLTLGGDHTITLPILRAMKKKHGKVGLVHIDAHADVNDHMFGEKIAHGTTFRRAVEEGLLDCDRVVQIGLRAQGYTAEDFNWSRKQGFRVVQAEECWHKSLAPLMAEVREKVGGGPVYLSFDIDGIDPAWAPGTGTPEIGGLTTIQAIEIIRGCQGMDLIGCDLVEVSPPYDTTGNTSLLGANLLYEMLCVLPGVAHR; encoded by the coding sequence GTGGACAAGATTTTTCACCAACCACTGGGCGGCAACGAAATGCCGCGCTTCGCGGGCATCGCCACCATGATGCGCTTGCCGCACCTGCAAACGGCGGCCGGGCTGGACGCGGCCTTCGTCGGCGTGCCCCTGGACATCGGCACGTCGCTGCGCGCCGGCACTCGATTCGGCCCGCGGGAAATCCGTGCCGAATCGGTGATGATTCGCCCCTACAACATGGCCACCGGCGCCGCGCCGTTTGATTCGCTGTCCGTGGCGGACATCGGCGACGTGGCGATCAACACGTTTAACCTGCTGGATGCCGTGCGCATCATCGAAGAAGCCTACGACGGCTTTCTCGAACACGACATCATTCCACTGACCCTCGGCGGCGATCACACCATCACCCTGCCGATCCTGCGCGCCATGAAGAAGAAACATGGCAAGGTCGGGCTGGTGCACATCGACGCCCATGCGGACGTTAACGATCATATGTTTGGCGAAAAGATTGCCCATGGCACCACGTTCCGTCGGGCGGTGGAGGAAGGTCTGCTGGATTGCGATCGCGTGGTGCAGATCGGTTTGCGTGCCCAGGGCTATACCGCTGAAGACTTCAACTGGAGTCGCAAGCAAGGGTTCCGAGTGGTTCAGGCCGAGGAATGCTGGCACAAGTCGCTGGCGCCGCTGATGGCCGAAGTGCGCGAGAAGGTAGGCGGCGGTCCGGTGTACCTGAGTTTCGACATCGACGGCATCGACCCGGCCTGGGCGCCGGGCACTGGCACACCGGAAATCGGCGGGCTGACGACGATTCAGGCAATCGAGATCATTCGTGGGTGCCAGGGGATGGACCTGATTGGCTGTGACCTTGTCGAGGTTTCGCCGCCGTATGACACCACCGGCAATACCTCGCTGCTGGGGGCGAACCTGCTCTATGAAATGCTGTGCGTGCTGCCAGGCGTCGCGCACCGCTGA
- a CDS encoding PA1414 family protein, whose translation MNSKLQEWLHDVGVALGLIEKPKLQPIPVRSNDDERRRPRR comes from the coding sequence ATGAACAGCAAGTTGCAAGAATGGCTTCACGATGTAGGCGTCGCGCTCGGGTTGATTGAAAAGCCAAAGCTGCAACCCATACCCGTGCGCAGCAATGATGATGAGCGTCGTCGTCCACGGCGCTAA
- a CDS encoding NCS1 family nucleobase:cation symporter-1, protein MTEPLPKGYSPRLYNEDLGPVPQKWTWYNIFAFWMSDVHSVGGYVFAASLFALGLASWQVLIALLVGICIIQVIANLLARPSQQAAVPYPVICRLAFGVFGANIPAVIRGLIAVAWYGVQTYLASSALIIVVLRFFPHMSVYAEPHFAGLSYLGWMGFLALWVVQAAVFWTGMDSIRRFIDWAGPVVYAVMFILAGWIVWKAGWANISFTLSEKSLTGWEAFSQVIMATALVVSYFSGPTLNFGDFSRYCRSMSEVRRGNFWGLPINFLAFSLVTVVIVSGTLPVFGEMLHDPIATVARIDNDVAVLLGAFAFVTATIGINIVANFVSPAFDFANVAPSKISWRAGGMIAAVASVFITPWNLFNNPAVIHYTLDVLAAFIGPLFGILLVDYYVIKKQQIDVDALFNDGPTGRYWYTGGVNYTAFKALILATVAGIAITFVPALQPMANFAWFTGCFLGGGLFYLFARRRQAHECAALTSAVAG, encoded by the coding sequence ATGACCGAGCCATTGCCCAAAGGCTACAGCCCCCGCCTGTACAACGAAGACCTGGGCCCCGTGCCGCAGAAGTGGACCTGGTACAACATTTTCGCGTTCTGGATGAGCGATGTGCACAGCGTGGGCGGCTACGTCTTCGCGGCCAGCCTTTTTGCCCTCGGGCTGGCGAGCTGGCAGGTGCTGATCGCGCTGCTGGTGGGCATCTGCATCATTCAGGTGATCGCCAACCTGCTGGCCAGGCCCAGTCAGCAGGCGGCGGTGCCGTACCCGGTGATCTGCCGTCTCGCTTTCGGCGTGTTCGGTGCGAATATTCCTGCAGTGATTCGCGGGCTTATCGCGGTGGCGTGGTACGGGGTGCAGACGTATCTGGCCTCGAGCGCGCTGATCATCGTGGTGCTGCGCTTCTTCCCACACATGTCGGTCTATGCAGAGCCGCACTTTGCCGGCTTGTCCTATCTCGGATGGATGGGCTTCCTCGCGCTCTGGGTGGTACAGGCTGCTGTGTTCTGGACCGGGATGGACTCGATCCGGCGCTTCATTGATTGGGCCGGACCCGTGGTCTACGCCGTGATGTTCATCCTGGCGGGGTGGATTGTCTGGAAGGCGGGCTGGGCCAACATCAGCTTCACCCTGTCCGAGAAATCCCTGACTGGCTGGGAAGCGTTTTCCCAAGTGATCATGGCAACGGCACTGGTAGTGTCGTACTTCTCTGGCCCTACGCTCAACTTCGGCGATTTCAGCCGCTACTGCCGGAGCATGTCCGAAGTGCGTCGCGGCAATTTCTGGGGGCTGCCTATCAACTTTCTGGCGTTTTCGCTGGTCACCGTCGTCATTGTTTCGGGAACGCTGCCGGTGTTCGGCGAAATGCTCCATGACCCGATCGCCACCGTGGCGCGCATCGATAACGATGTCGCGGTGCTGCTCGGCGCGTTTGCCTTCGTGACCGCGACGATCGGCATCAATATCGTCGCCAACTTCGTGTCGCCGGCGTTCGACTTCGCCAACGTCGCGCCCAGCAAGATCAGCTGGCGTGCAGGCGGGATGATCGCAGCGGTGGCGTCGGTCTTCATCACACCCTGGAACCTGTTTAACAACCCCGCCGTCATCCATTACACCCTGGACGTGCTGGCGGCGTTCATCGGGCCGTTGTTCGGCATCTTGCTGGTGGACTATTACGTGATCAAGAAGCAGCAGATCGATGTCGATGCGCTGTTCAACGATGGGCCGACCGGGCGCTACTGGTACACCGGCGGAGTGAACTACACGGCGTTCAAGGCGCTTATCCTGGCGACAGTGGCAGGCATCGCAATCACCTTCGTCCCGGCATTGCAGCCGATGGCCAACTTCGCATGGTTTACAGGATGTTTCCTGGGCGGTGGGCTGTTCTATCTGTTTGCCAGACGCCGGCAGGCCCATGAATGCGCGGCGTTGACCTCCGCGGTCGCTGGCTGA